The nucleotide window gtgttctgtaaatacagtatgtgtatacatGCGTGTGTGTAGCATGTAGGGGCCTACAGGAGCATTTTATTGCCCAATCCTGTATTGTATCATGCCAATGAAGCTGAAACTTAAATGTAAGCATTGACGGGAATTGAGGTGTCAGTGTAAAGAAGTTGACAGATGTCAATTAAAGGTTCATTATTGAGCTGTTTCAGTTGAAGAGAGTGCTGAACATGTAATCCCAGGGTGCAGTTGAACTCATTTAAAGAGTATGAGATGAGTTGAGCTGTCAGTTacagagcaaaaaaacaacagcagttgaGATGTGTGTTAAAGTGCTGATGTGCTGTAGCTTTAATCCCCGGCATTGGCAGTAGAAATGTTGGTTGATGTGTAATGGGCGAAAGCAGTTGAAGCGTCAGGTAAAGTGTGCAAAAAAGCACTTGGAATTTGATTAGATTTGAAACTAAGCAGTTTTAACTATCAGTTTAAGAGTAATAGAAAGCCATTGAGATTTCAGATGAAGTTAATTTGATGGAAGCTTCTTACGTGTCAGTTAAAGGTTAATTATTGAGTTTCAGTTGCAATTTTAGTCAAAGTGTAAGATATGAATatagttttaaatgtttaatttgattactaaaggtgctctaagcgatgtcacgcatGTTTAAGGGtataacatttgttgtcacatacagcagaCATCTCcccactatccgcgagctggctgtccccagaacacactggaaAGAgacgcggtctctgtagacagcccggGGTCTACAAACNNNNNNNNNNacaaactgtgcccacctgcaccacgatgCATatacaaacagtgttccagccaataaccagcaagaaggatttgggggtggtgGTTGGGGGGGTTGGGGCGCAGAAGCACAGAACGGAgaggacgggatgaggaggagggagggccAAGCTAGTCTCGCtttctttgaaaatactttgaacgtcgggcacccagatagctcagttggtagagcgggtgcccacgtatagaggtttactccttgacgcagccggcccgggttcgaatccggcNNNNNNNNNNccctttgctgcatgtcactccccctctctctcccccttcatgtcttcGACTGTCtcgtcaattaaaggcctaaaatgcccaaaaaaaatcttaaaaaaaaaaaaatactttgaacgtcaacaagacatcgcttagagcaccttttaatcTTGAGTGCAGTTGAAATCATTGGAATCCTACTAGTGCCGTGGCCGTTGAAAACGTGCCTATTCCAAACAGGTCTCCGGTATTGCTGCTTCTTTAGATCCTGAGCTACACCTGCCATGACGTAGTTGTATCCCCTAGCAACGCTACAGCATACGCGTCACAACAGTTAGCTATTTGGGACCAGGCTATTTCTGGGAACAAAAGTGTTTATTCTTAAAGTGTTcttaaatgtttgagtttgctccaatgtttttcttcaTCTGTTCCTGAATGCACTGTGGTGAGTGACGGAGAGCAAGCTGTGCCCAGCATGCAGTTCGGCGGTGTACCATTTAATAAGGGATCCCTTCTAAATACACTACAGCACAAGTAATGAACACGTAACAAGTAATATCACGTAGATCTCAAGAGCTTGCACAGCCTCCACTTACAGGTGCACATAGGAGGAGTCATAGTGGTCAACACATCAATAAacacttaaaatgtaaattacttAAATGCTTATTAATGGTCAAGgtcatggttctgctcgaggtttctgcttCTTAAAAGGGCGTTTTTCCTTGCTtctgttgcctagtgcttgctcttggtgggaactgttNNNNNNNNNNgaataacatcacagagtacggtctagacctgctctttatggatagcgcaatgagataactgttgttgtgNNNNNNNNNNatataaatacaattgaattgaattgaattaaatgggGGGACTTCATGTTACCAATGCAACAaataaaatttcccaaaaataatcCCAATCCAAGCATACCTTGATACATACTGTAATTTACTGATTTATCTCAAGCTGTTATTTTACTTCAGCAACTTGAGGTCATCACCCCCTTCCAGCTCTACTTTAACCCAGACCTCATCATCAGAAGATACCAGGTAACATTTATGAGCTACAGTATATATGGCCCAACATGGCCTTATAGTGTGTTATTATATTTAATTGGtttgttttatctctctctttctcagatATGGCGCCTGATAACCAGCTTCCTCTTCTTTGGTTCTCTTGGATTCAGTTTCATGTTCAACATTATCTTTCTGTATCTTTTATCACAAAATGAATATCTCAGTGTATCTATGAAAACACTACAACAGTCCTTAACTAAAAGGAAGTTATCGGTACTGTCGGATGCTGGAGGAAGGCTGCTTCCGGGGAAGGACGGCggattttgttttcatgttcttGTTTGGAGGAATCGCGATGACTGTATCCTTTCAGATGTTCAGCAAGAGAACAGTCTAAAGTTTTACTACAATGGTGCTTAAACTACCACTTGTGGTGTTCACAGCATGTAAAAGTTCAATTTAAACTcatccttctttctttttttctttctttctaagtCCCTGTCACTTTAAATAATCcacaaaacacactgtaaagaGTTTTAATTGGAAAATTTCTCTTAAAGAAATAATCTCCAGGAATTAAGGATGAaactaaagattattttttattattttatttgttttttttaacattaatatgagttctccCAGCCTACcaatggtcccccagtggctagaaatggcaatggGTATAAATTGAGCCGAgagtatcctgctctgcttttgagaaaatgaaagctcagcgatctggaatcttgccccttgtgAGATCATAAGGGGAAAGTCATGCTCGTTCTAATTCAATGGATTCctgacattgttttatttttccagtACCAATTCACAGTGGTGACAGAAAACTATCTGCAGGGTTAGATACCACAAgagttaagagaaaaaaaaaatttttttttgtaatttttatgaACTGAACCATAAggtgaatacattttttgttttagtccCTTCTGGCTAAAAGCATTTGAACCCAGCTACTGTACATGCACCCTGTCTCTTTTTGATGATGCTCTGCATTTTGTAGCCAGCAGCTCTTGTTCACATTCCAGGGTTAATGGTACAGTCCTGGGTCTGTTTACCACAGACGTCCCTCTGGGCTGCTGTGAAACCGTCAGTGTGCAGGTTTATGGTTTGTCTGGGGCtgtgtgcttttttaaatgcaggTCTAATTCTGCAGTTATATCAGGAAACTAAGATACTTAGgctggcttttattgtgaagggttTAGCGCTCATTAAACAATTTgccagaggaaggtctggatactcgacacagcattccgggattggaaaaaaaacatgctctggtttattggcatttcttNNNNNNNNNNcaatcacaatcgtcttgggcggcgctgtGCGCCGTACGGAGTAATgctggctctgcaaaatagcctcgggaaggaacttgctttggtggaacacgtgtacgttCACAATTTGccttagtcgtgcaacagaaaactcagattggacagaNNNNNNNNNNagctgtctggatttaccctgcagggatctgagaaatccactggagtaaaatttaacacaaacaaagcggaaggtgacggacatccagcCGAAATGAGGGACATTCGTTGGAATTTCCGTTGGCAACGGAGCAGTCCCGGAAGTGGTACATCGTGCGTATAGACTACGTAAACAATGAAGCCAGCTCAGACAAAACGTCTACTGATATTAGGGAGGAAACTTTTAGTTTTAGGACGTCAGTCATACAAATATTCACACCGACAGCTCAGGACTCAAGCAATGAGGTTATTTCTGCAGGGGTTTTctttgaaaaactgaaactcTAATTGCCATCTAAAACAGACGTGCTCAAGTGATTTTACTGTCAggatgaaaacaaaaccaaGTGATTTGTTGTATTTAACCTGAAGGCAGCTCTTTGGTCTGTTCGCCAACATCTTCTTCCTGGGCCAGGCCTTCATCATCATGCTGGTGTACGTGTGGAGTAGAAGACATCCGCTCGTACGCATGAACTTCTTCGGCCTGCTGAACTTCCAGGCTCCGTTCCTCCCCTGGGTGCTCATGGGCTTCACACTGCTGCTCGGGAACTCCATCGTGGTCGACCTCTTAGGTATGAAAAACATTTAACCAAAAACCAACATCTGACGTAACCAAACCGTGTTCCTGCAACCTACACTACTATATTTTCAAATTGCAGAAGGTCTAAATTGTATTAACTGACCCTTAGCAGTGAGTTTAAAGTTTGtttcagaaaaatgtaaaaggtaGTATATATTTAAAGGGTCAACAACAGGAcattattctatattttttattctatatttttaacaaacctctttaatatatatacatgtatatattaaaaagctcaaatgtagtgcagtttcatttaaaaaagacaaatcttCGTACTTTTCTGAAACAGCTGGTCACTGTAGGGCTAAGTGTTGGGGGACTATTTTCAACAgcggattaatccacatttggtgctctagtgGGCAGCAGGACTGTGTTTGTGGgattatgtcaaaataaaacatgtgtgGGTGCCGGTaataaaggaacacgccacccaGTGCAACAGagtggctcattgatgtgtttttcctcAGGTATCAGTGTCGGCCACATGTACTACTTCCTAGAAGACGTGTTTCCAAACCAGCCCGGAGGAAGAAAGCTGCTGATGACACCAGATCTTCTGTAAGAAGATCTTCCTTGTCATTTAGAAAGAGGAGAAGTATTGAACCTcatctttcttgtttttgtttttagtcaaATTTAAGAAATGCTAAGAGATTTTTTGCCCCCGTTCTCTCCTGAAAGGCGGGCCATGTTTGACCGGCCGCAGAATCCAGACTACCGCCGCCTCCAAGAAGAGCAGCAGGGTGGAGATCTGCAGCAGGATGACGAGCCAAACAACTAACACAATCCCATAAATTTGGATAAATCAGATGACACAAGACAGTCAGAAGATGTGGAGCCCTGAGTTCTTGCAGAGGACAGTTCAGACATATAAGTACTGAACTATAAGTCAGCATCATGAATATTCAATGCTATACGGCCAAAAAAGCAAGTCTCAACTCTCTACTAAGACTACGCTGCAGATGATTTGGAACAGACAGCATCATTTAAACAAGCAATTGGAAATTACCCCAAAATTTAAAAGGATTATGGGTAGAAGGAATACAAAGCAGAACAAACGTATAAAAAGGTACCCTGTGGAGCTCTAGTTCACACTGCTGAGCAGGGCCAGTGTGAGAGCTTGAGAGCCTGGGATTTAAAACGTAGTGAAAAGCCCTAAAGTAACCCTTAACCATGAGATGTGTAGAAGTAAGTAAATGGACCTCGAGTTGAGATTTTCGGTCATATACAacgtttaaagtgcccatattataggatttggggtgttattttgggtcgccggtgcttccacacgcatgcaaacatccatgttgttttgagtgagatccggtttctgaatgtccactgccttcagtctccaggtgagctgttcaaaNNNNNNNNNNctttctacgtcactagccgagacgaggtggcgagccgtagcatgctagcgctagcatgctaactcgttctcaatggaaaaacactgctgcaacacacactagttcaccataatctacaaaagaactccttccatgtccctgttctgcagggtttccacaagtgtgccctcgTTTAGNNNNNNNNNNccagctaatcctgccttgtactgactaAAGTTgaagaaagagttatctagctcatatgatcttacctagctactgcataTACGTGACTCCCAACAAGATAGttcagaagtgagatgtctcactctgtagctaaa belongs to Etheostoma spectabile isolate EspeVRDwgs_2016 chromosome 5, UIUC_Espe_1.0, whole genome shotgun sequence and includes:
- the LOC116689180 gene encoding derlin-2, whose translation is MAYSEAAAAAMAHSFTQEYFQIPVVTRAYTTACVLTTAAVQLEVITPFQLYFNPDLIIRRYQIWRLITSFLFFGSLGFSFMFNIIFLYRYCRMLEEGCFRGRTADFVFMFLFGGIAMTLFGLFANIFFLGQAFIIMLVYVWSRRHPLVRMNFFGLLNFQAPFLPWVLMGFTLLLGNSIVVDLLGISVGHMYYFLEDVFPNQPGGRKLLMTPDLLRAMFDRPQNPDYRRLQEEQQGGDLQQDDEPNN